From the Halococcus saccharolyticus DSM 5350 genome, the window CCAGACTCGTGGTTCCAGCGTCTCGGTGATCGGATCGGTTTCACCGATCCACGCGAACGTGAATCGCTCCTCCGTCGTCAGCAGATTACAGACAGCGTGGTTGATTTCCTCGCGCGTTTCCGCCTGGACGAGCGCCTGATCGATCTCCCGAATGATCTCGTTGATGCCGTTGACCTGGGTGAGTTGGCTGTTTCGTTGCTGGAGTTCCCGATCCTGCTTCCGGAGTTGGCTTTCGCGTTTGACCCGATCAAGGGCGGCCTCAGTTGTTGCTGCGAGCAGATCAGTGAGTTCTCGAAGTACCTCGTCGAATTGCCCGACCGTTTCAGCGGCGGCGATGAACACCCCGTGGTCACCGAGCGGGATGTACGCCCCACTTCGGATGTCAGTCGCTGGGTTCTCGAGACGGTCAGAGTCATGGACGTCAGCGAAAAACCGGGTGTCGTTCTCGACGAAACAGTGGCCCGTGATGGTTTCATCGTCCGCACGCAACGTCGGAAGCGGTCCGTTCAGACGTTCCATCCCGCTTGAAGCGGCGACCGGCTTAAGCTCGTTCTCGTCGGCCTCGAAAAGATACACGGCGCTCGCATCCAGATCGAGAACCGTGGCTGCATCATCGACGACGCGTTGGCTTATCTCATGATTGGTTTCGGCGTACTGGAGTTCGCGCGTTGTCTTGTGAAGCCCGGCCAATGCTTCCTCGCGTCGTTTGCGCTTTGTGATGTCGCGACAGCTGTAGAGGAGTGTTCCATTTTGGATCGACACCTCTCGTACGTTCACCAGCAGGGTATGTTCGCGGCCTGCCTTGTCGGTGGCCGTGCATTCGATGTTCTTCAATACGCCGTCGTCGCCCAGTTCGTCCCGGTCGAACAATCCGTCGCCGAGAAGGCGGTCGATCGTGCCGAGGTCGTTGATCTCGTCGGCAGTATAACCGAATATGAAGTGAACATTGGGACAGACGTAGGTGAATTCGCCAGCATCGTCGGTGATGAGGATCGTGTCGGTCATGTTGTTGAGCGTGATCCGGTGGAGTTCTTCGGACTCACGAAGCTCGTGTTCAAGCGAAACTCGCTCGGTGATGTCTACCCCTTCAACGATGATCGAGACGATCGTCTCAGTTTCGTCCCGAACGGGTCGAACCGAGAGCTCGAGCGTCTGTGACGGAGCATCTTCAGGTTCGCGGGTGACGGTAGATTGAGTGAATTCGCCAGCGATAGCTTGCTCAACGATTTGCTGGATAGTCGTTTGTGTCCCATCGGATTCCGACCACCACGGTAGCGTCCAGAATGACTCTCCAACGATTGTGTCAGCGTCTGGTTTGATCATCTCACGCGCCCTCTGATTGACCCGTTGCAGCGATCCGTTCGGGTCGAGCACCCAGGTGGCCGTTTGGGTATCGTGAAAGATCGCGTCGAACTGTCGTGCTCGATCTCGCTGAGTGATGGTCCGCCGGGATGTGCGCACGGCTCGGGTGAGCCGCGTTAGGATGTCGTCTAGGATATCGTCAATCGGGGGTGAAATGACGATATAATCGGTCACGTCCGCAGCGATCGCTTTACTGGCGACAGCTTCGGTGCCGGACGCCGTACAGAGCACCACCGGAAGCGTCGCTGTTTCGTTGCGAATCGTTCGAAGCAGTTCGAGTCCTGTCTGGTCATCTATCTCGTGTGCGGTGATGACACACTCAATCGGATGCTCGTCGAGAACAGACATTGCGGCATCCAGAGTCTCAACCGTCCGGACCGATGCTCCCCGATGGGTTTCGAGCGCGTTTGCAAGAGGGGCGACCCAGTCAGCTGTTCCAGCGAGAAGCAGATGAGCCGATTCCAACGTACCTGTGGAGGACGCCATGTGCTAAAGATGTGGTCCCGACCATGTTCAAGACACCGGAACCCAACCTACCATATTGACAGTCATTTCGCGTAGAACTGCTTGAATCGCTCTCTGTAGGTTAGTGCCCTGTGATTTCGAGACCGACGACGCCAACGATAATCAGTCCGATGAATCCGAAACGAGCCACGCTTGAGGATTCGTCGAAGAGGAGAACACCAAGGATAGCCGTTGCGGCGGCCCC encodes:
- a CDS encoding bacterio-opsin activator domain-containing protein, whose translation is MASSTGTLESAHLLLAGTADWVAPLANALETHRGASVRTVETLDAAMSVLDEHPIECVITAHEIDDQTGLELLRTIRNETATLPVVLCTASGTEAVASKAIAADVTDYIVISPPIDDILDDILTRLTRAVRTSRRTITQRDRARQFDAIFHDTQTATWVLDPNGSLQRVNQRAREMIKPDADTIVGESFWTLPWWSESDGTQTTIQQIVEQAIAGEFTQSTVTREPEDAPSQTLELSVRPVRDETETIVSIIVEGVDITERVSLEHELRESEELHRITLNNMTDTILITDDAGEFTYVCPNVHFIFGYTADEINDLGTIDRLLGDGLFDRDELGDDGVLKNIECTATDKAGREHTLLVNVREVSIQNGTLLYSCRDITKRKRREEALAGLHKTTRELQYAETNHEISQRVVDDAATVLDLDASAVYLFEADENELKPVAASSGMERLNGPLPTLRADDETITGHCFVENDTRFFADVHDSDRLENPATDIRSGAYIPLGDHGVFIAAAETVGQFDEVLRELTDLLAATTEAALDRVKRESQLRKQDRELQQRNSQLTQVNGINEIIREIDQALVQAETREEINHAVCNLLTTEERFTFAWIGETDPITETLEPRVWDGAEQGYLDSTSFPVGPEETDPAGRTATTQEVQLVSNVADRLREEPWRKEALSREYLSVLSVPLAYDEFKYGVLAVYADTPDAFNEMTQAVFTELGETIASATSAVERKNALLTTSNTRLEFEVRDPAFVFSRLAQRADCTLTYQGGIQQAAEGVYVFISVTGATVESVVAAAQNLVSINDVRRISDDEDEAVLRLHLSQPFLARDLADHGVVLRSSTADGETTTLVVDVPSSVDVRHIHQVITETFTDIELQSKQTVERASSRNLHAEFFDRLTERQLEVLQTAYYSGFFESPRESTGEEVADTLGISPPAFYRHARTVQRKLFSALFDDIGIPAAATTG